The Glandiceps talaboti chromosome 1, keGlaTala1.1, whole genome shotgun sequence genome has a segment encoding these proteins:
- the LOC144433707 gene encoding ileal sodium/bile acid cotransporter-like, with the protein MDSTTLSALNASNATGGRGGFAPRRDLVLGNQININITLCLIMIAMGCTMTIKDIKKIVTRPVAITVGALCQFGIMPTLGFALAHLFKLTPNMAIGTIIVSCCPGGLASNFFTYWMEGDVTLSVCMTTASTILGIGMMPLCIYLYTQSWVSLSTAVVPSYIDIIIALVVLLVPAGIGMLIQWRAPKAAEKIALVLNIVVNAGLVVFLVITSIAFTPIFKSSWRPYAVAFLYPFIAFIFGYGVAWIFRRNKHQCRTIAFETGVQNTALALSLINFLILQRQGSGQAVGEMMIVPTIHGFAVLSEGFFIIGMYWVYKKAILKEKGFASYNKADKEDKILEMNGKGDEEKKAVKAGFDNPWMITTRQGMVDQGIQTDFPSDY; encoded by the exons ATGGATTCTACAACTTTAAGCGCCCTCAACGCCAGCAATGCAACAGGTGGTCGCGGTGGATTCGCTCCGAGAAGGGATCTTGTTCTAGGCAATCAAATTAACATCAACATCACTCTATGTCTAATTATGATCGCAATGGGATGTACCATGACAATAAAAGACATAAAAAAGATAGTAACAAGGCCTGTCGCCATCACCGTAGGAGCTCTTTGTCAGTTCGGAATCATGCCAACTCTTGGATTCGCTTTAGCCCATCTTTTTAAACTGACACCCAATATGGCTATTGGTACCATCATCGTATCATGTTGTCCAGGTGGTTTAGCGTCTAATTTCTTTACTTACTGGATGGAAGGTGACGTCACCCTGAG TGTTTGCATGACTACAGCGTCAACAATTCTTGGTATAGGAATGATGCCTTTGTGCATATATCTATACACTCAAAGCTGGGTGAGTTTGTCGACGGCTGTAGTACCAAGCtatattgatatcattattGCCCTGGTTGTGCTGCTAGTACCAGCAGGTATTGGTATGTTAATTCAATGGAGGGCACCCAAAGCCGCTGAAAAGATTGCCCTG GTTTTGAACATCGTAGTCAACGCTGGTCTTGTTGTGTTTTTGGTAATAACGTCTATAGCTTTCACTCCAATCTTTAAATCGTCATGGCGACCATATGCCGTCGCCTTTCTGTATCCCTTCATCGCATTTATATTCGGTTATGGTGTCGCCTGGATCTTCCGACGTAACAAGCACCAATGTAGAACGATCGCATTTGAAACAGGCGTCCAGAACACCGCCCTCGCTCTGAGTCTTATTAACTTCCTCATTCTACAACGTCAAGGGTCGGGTCAAGCGGTTGGTGAAATGATGATAGTGCCAACAATCCACGGATTTGCGGTGTTATCTGAAGGTTTCTTTATCATTGGGATGTACTGGGTGTACAAGAAAGCTATCTTAAAGGAGAAAGGATTTGCAAGTTATAACAAGGCCGACAAAGAAGACAAGATATTGGAGATGAACGGAAAGGGCGATGAAGAGAAGAAAGCCGTGAAAGCTGGGTTCGATAATCCCTGGATGATAACGACACGACAGGGCATGGTTGATCAAGGCATTCAGACGGACTTTCCATCGGACTATTAA